A genomic region of Pseudomonas sp. RSB 5.4 contains the following coding sequences:
- a CDS encoding efflux RND transporter permease subunit, with product MNLSGPFIKRPVATMLLSLAIMLLGGVSFGLLPVSPLPQMDFPVIVVQASLPGASPEVMASTVATPLERSFGAIAGVNTMSSRSSQGSTRVILQFDLDRDINGAAREVQAAINASRNLLPSGMRSMPTYKKVNPSQAPIMVLSLTSDVLEKGQLYDLASTILSQSLSQVQGVGEVQIGGSSLPAVRIELEPQALNQYGVALDDVRKTIAGANVRRPKGSVEDSERLWQIQANDQLEKAKDYESLIIHYNNGAALRLKDVAKVSDGVEDRYNSGFFNDDAAVLLVINRQAGANIIETVNEIKAQLPALQAVLPASVKLNLAMDRSPVIKATLHEAEMTLLIAVALVILVVFLFLGNFRASLIPTLAVPVSLVGTFAVMYLYGFSLNNLSLMALILATGLVVDDAIVVLENISRHIDEGVKPMKAAYLGAKEVGFTLLSMNVSLVAVFLSILFMGGIIESLFREFSITLAAAIVVSLVVSLTLTPMLCARWLKPHTPGEENRLQRWSRRTNDWMVGKYATSLDWVLRHRRLTLLSLLITVGVNVALYVVVPKTFMPQQDTGQLIGFVRGDDGLSFSVMQPKMETFRRAVLKDDAVESVAGFIGGTNGTNNAFMLVRLKPIKERQLSAQKVIERLRKEMPKVPGAQLMLMADQDLQFGGGREQTTSQYSYILQSGDLGSLREWYPKVVAALRALPELTAIDAREGRGAQQVTLIVDRDQAKRLGVDMNMVTAVLNNAYSQRQISTIYDSLNQYQVVMEVNPKYAQDPVTLNQVHVITADGARIPLSTIAHYENSLEDDRVSHEGQFASEDISFDMAEGVTVEQGSAAIERAIAKLGLPEDVIAKMAGTADAFAATQKSQPFMILGALLAVYLVLGVLYESYIHPLTILSTLPSAGVGALLSIYALGGEFSLISLLGLFLLIGVVKKNAILMIDLALQLERHQGLSPLESIRSACLQRLRPILMTTLAAILGALPLLLSRAEGAEMRQPLGLTIIGGLIFSQVLTLYTTPVVYLYLDKLRHRFNKWRGVRTDAALETPL from the coding sequence ATGAACCTCTCCGGTCCTTTCATCAAGCGCCCGGTCGCGACCATGCTCCTGAGTCTGGCGATCATGCTGCTGGGCGGGGTCAGCTTCGGCCTGTTGCCGGTGTCGCCGCTGCCGCAAATGGATTTCCCGGTGATCGTGGTCCAGGCCAGTCTGCCCGGCGCCAGTCCCGAGGTGATGGCGTCCACGGTGGCGACGCCGCTGGAGCGCTCGTTCGGGGCGATTGCCGGCGTCAACACCATGAGCAGCCGCTCCAGCCAGGGTTCGACCCGGGTCATTCTACAATTTGACCTCGATCGTGATATCAACGGCGCGGCGCGGGAAGTGCAGGCGGCGATCAACGCTTCGCGCAACCTGTTGCCGAGCGGGATGCGCAGCATGCCGACCTACAAGAAGGTCAACCCGTCGCAGGCGCCGATCATGGTGCTGTCGCTGACTTCGGATGTGCTGGAAAAAGGCCAGCTCTATGACCTGGCCTCGACCATCCTCTCGCAGAGCCTGTCCCAGGTGCAGGGCGTGGGTGAAGTGCAGATCGGCGGCAGTTCGCTGCCGGCGGTGCGCATCGAACTCGAACCGCAGGCGCTGAACCAGTACGGCGTGGCGCTCGACGATGTGCGCAAGACCATCGCCGGGGCCAACGTGCGCCGGCCCAAGGGCTCGGTGGAAGACAGCGAGCGCCTGTGGCAGATCCAGGCCAACGACCAGTTGGAGAAAGCCAAGGATTACGAATCACTGATCATCCACTACAACAACGGTGCAGCCCTGCGTCTGAAGGACGTGGCCAAGGTCAGCGACGGCGTCGAAGACCGTTACAACAGCGGTTTCTTCAACGATGACGCGGCGGTGCTATTGGTGATCAACCGTCAGGCCGGCGCCAACATCATCGAGACGGTCAACGAGATCAAGGCGCAGTTGCCGGCTCTGCAAGCGGTACTGCCGGCCAGCGTCAAGCTGAACCTGGCAATGGATCGCTCACCAGTGATCAAGGCCACGTTGCACGAAGCGGAAATGACTCTGTTGATCGCCGTGGCACTGGTGATTCTGGTGGTGTTCCTGTTCCTCGGTAACTTCCGCGCCTCGCTGATTCCTACATTGGCGGTGCCGGTGTCGCTGGTCGGCACCTTCGCGGTGATGTACCTGTATGGTTTTTCGCTGAACAACCTGTCGCTGATGGCGTTGATTCTGGCGACCGGGCTGGTGGTGGACGATGCCATCGTGGTGCTGGAAAACATCTCCCGGCACATCGACGAAGGCGTCAAACCGATGAAAGCCGCGTACCTCGGGGCCAAGGAAGTCGGGTTCACCTTGCTGTCGATGAACGTCTCGCTGGTGGCGGTATTTCTGTCGATCCTGTTCATGGGCGGGATTATCGAGAGCCTGTTCCGCGAGTTCTCGATCACACTGGCGGCGGCGATCGTGGTGTCGCTGGTGGTGTCCCTGACGCTTACGCCGATGCTCTGCGCGCGCTGGCTCAAACCGCATACCCCGGGTGAAGAAAACCGTTTGCAACGCTGGAGCCGACGGACCAACGACTGGATGGTCGGCAAATACGCCACCAGCCTCGACTGGGTGTTGCGTCATCGTCGTCTGACATTGCTCAGTCTGTTGATCACGGTCGGGGTGAACGTCGCGCTGTATGTCGTGGTGCCGAAAACCTTCATGCCGCAACAGGACACCGGTCAGTTGATCGGTTTCGTGCGCGGTGATGACGGCCTCTCGTTCAGTGTCATGCAGCCGAAAATGGAAACCTTCCGCCGCGCCGTGCTCAAGGATGACGCGGTGGAAAGCGTCGCCGGGTTCATCGGCGGCACCAACGGCACCAACAACGCCTTTATGCTGGTGCGGTTGAAACCGATCAAGGAGCGTCAGCTCTCGGCGCAGAAAGTCATCGAACGTCTGCGCAAGGAAATGCCCAAGGTTCCCGGCGCCCAGTTGATGCTGATGGCGGATCAGGACCTGCAGTTCGGCGGTGGCCGCGAGCAGACCACGTCGCAATACAGCTACATCCTGCAAAGCGGCGATCTGGGTTCGTTGCGCGAGTGGTATCCGAAAGTCGTCGCCGCGTTACGGGCGCTGCCCGAGCTCACGGCCATCGACGCCCGCGAGGGGCGCGGCGCGCAGCAGGTCACGCTGATTGTCGACCGCGATCAGGCCAAGCGCCTCGGCGTCGACATGAACATGGTCACGGCGGTGTTGAACAACGCCTACAGCCAGCGGCAGATCTCCACGATCTACGACAGCCTCAACCAGTATCAGGTGGTGATGGAGGTCAATCCGAAGTATGCGCAGGACCCGGTAACGCTCAATCAGGTGCACGTGATTACCGCTGACGGCGCGCGGATTCCGTTGTCGACGATTGCCCACTACGAAAACAGTCTGGAAGACGACCGCGTCAGCCACGAAGGCCAGTTCGCCTCTGAAGACATTTCCTTCGATATGGCCGAAGGCGTGACGGTGGAGCAGGGCAGTGCCGCGATCGAACGGGCGATTGCCAAGCTTGGTCTGCCGGAAGACGTTATCGCGAAAATGGCCGGCACCGCTGACGCCTTTGCCGCGACGCAGAAGAGCCAGCCGTTCATGATCCTCGGTGCGCTGCTGGCGGTGTATCTGGTACTCGGCGTGTTGTATGAAAGTTACATTCATCCGCTGACGATTCTCTCGACCTTGCCCTCGGCTGGCGTCGGCGCGTTGCTGTCGATCTATGCGCTGGGCGGCGAGTTCAGCCTGATCTCGCTGCTCGGGTTGTTCCTGTTGATCGGGGTGGTGAAGAAAAACGCGATTCTGATGATCGACCTGGCGCTGCAACTGGAGCGCCATCAGGGCCTGTCGCCGCTGGAGTCGATCCGCAGCGCCTGCCTGCAACGGCTGCGGCCGATTCTGATGACCACCCTGGCGGCGATCCTCGGCGCCTTGCCGTTGCTGCTCAGCCGTGCGGAAGGTGCGGAAATGCGCCAGCCATTGGGCCTGACCATTATCGGCGGCCTGATCTTCAGTCAGGTGCTGACTCTTTACACCACGCCTGTGGTTTACCTCTATCTCGACAAGCTGCGCCACCGCTTCAACAAGTGGCGTGGCGTGCGTACTGACGCCGCTCTGGAAACTCCGCTATGA
- a CDS encoding efflux transporter outer membrane subunit, which translates to MTDRSLLNLATARGSRLLSLSLCVAMLSACAVGPDYQRPQTAEVAQYKEAEGWRQANPSDSLARGAWWELYGDQQLNGLIEKLNSSNQTVAQSEAQYRQAQALVRSARGAFYPNVDLSLGKTRSSQGTGSSSSSLSSSASGIRDTYNAQLGVSWEADIWGKLRRGLEANEASAQASFADLAAMRLSQQSELVQNYLQLRVIDQQKRLLEATVTAYEKSLQMTQNQYRAGISGRDAVAQAQTQLKSTQADLVDLIWQRAQFENAIAVLTGQAPAEFSIAETQSIPNLPQIPLSLPSQLLERRPDIASAERSVIAANANIGVAKAAYYPDLTLSMSGGYSSSTSKDLFSLPNRFWSVGPKLDLPIFDGGIRSAEVDRTEAVYDQTVAKYRQTVLDGFREVENYLVQLKVYEDEAAVRQEALEAARDSLRLTQNQYKAGLIAYIDVVVVQATALSNERTVLNILQSRLIASVQLIAALGGGWDGQLASE; encoded by the coding sequence ATGACTGACCGTTCGCTTCTCAATCTGGCCACTGCGCGCGGCTCGCGCCTGTTGAGTCTGTCGCTGTGCGTGGCGATGCTCAGTGCCTGCGCCGTCGGCCCGGACTATCAGCGCCCGCAGACCGCCGAGGTCGCGCAATACAAAGAGGCCGAAGGCTGGCGCCAGGCCAATCCGAGCGACTCGCTGGCCCGTGGCGCCTGGTGGGAGTTGTATGGCGATCAGCAGCTCAATGGCCTGATCGAGAAACTCAACAGCTCCAACCAGACCGTTGCGCAGTCCGAAGCCCAGTACCGTCAAGCCCAGGCTTTGGTGCGCAGTGCCCGGGGGGCGTTTTACCCGAACGTCGACCTGAGCCTGGGCAAGACCCGCTCCAGCCAGGGCACCGGCAGCAGCAGTTCGAGCCTGAGCAGTTCCGCCAGCGGCATTCGCGACACCTACAACGCGCAGTTGGGCGTGAGTTGGGAAGCGGATATCTGGGGCAAGTTGCGCCGTGGCCTGGAAGCCAATGAAGCCAGCGCCCAGGCCAGCTTCGCCGATCTGGCGGCGATGCGCCTGAGCCAGCAATCGGAGCTGGTGCAGAATTACCTGCAACTGCGGGTGATCGATCAGCAGAAGCGCCTGCTCGAAGCCACCGTCACGGCTTACGAGAAATCGCTGCAAATGACCCAGAACCAGTACCGCGCGGGTATTTCCGGGCGCGATGCGGTGGCGCAGGCACAGACTCAGCTGAAAAGCACGCAGGCCGATCTGGTGGACCTGATCTGGCAACGGGCGCAGTTTGAGAATGCTATCGCCGTCCTCACCGGGCAGGCGCCGGCCGAGTTCAGCATTGCCGAAACCCAGAGCATTCCGAACCTGCCGCAGATTCCGCTGAGTCTGCCGTCGCAGTTGCTGGAGCGCCGCCCGGACATCGCCTCTGCGGAGCGCTCGGTGATTGCCGCGAACGCCAACATTGGCGTGGCGAAAGCGGCGTATTACCCGGATCTGACCTTGAGCATGAGTGGCGGTTACAGCAGCAGTACCTCCAAAGACTTGTTCAGCCTGCCCAACCGTTTCTGGTCGGTCGGCCCGAAACTGGACTTGCCGATCTTCGACGGCGGCATCCGTTCGGCCGAGGTTGACCGTACCGAGGCGGTCTATGACCAGACCGTCGCCAAGTACCGCCAGACTGTGCTCGATGGTTTCCGTGAAGTGGAAAACTATCTGGTGCAACTGAAGGTGTATGAAGACGAAGCCGCTGTGCGTCAGGAAGCACTGGAGGCGGCGCGTGACTCGCTGCGCCTGACCCAGAATCAGTACAAGGCCGGTTTGATTGCCTACATCGATGTGGTTGTGGTGCAGGCCACGGCGTTGAGTAACGAGCGCACGGTGCTGAACATTCTGCAGAGCCGCTTGATCGCCAGCGTGCAATTGATTGCGGCGCTGGGCGGTGGTTGGGACGGACAACTGGCCAGCGAATAA
- the mapR gene encoding GntR family transcriptional regulator MpaR (MapR regulates genes involved in Pseudomonas quinolone signal (PQS) production and anthranilate metabolism) yields the protein MKRYEKFADDIAELIRSGVLGPGQRVPSVRYASQTYGVSPSTVFQAYYLLERRGLIRARPRSGYFVNTHAPSPFSEPVISSHVNDSTEVDVSELVFSVLESIKDPSTVPFGSAFPSPTLFPLQRLSRSLASAAREMDPRMVVTDMSPGNPQLRRQIALRYMVGGLMLPMEELLITNGALEALNLCLQAVTEPGDLVAIEAPAFYASLQVLERLKLKAVEIPVHPRDGIDLGVLAQTLERHPIKACWCMTSFQNPMGATMPEAKKQELVALLRQHQVPLIEDDVYAELYYGQQAPKPAKAFDTEGLVMHCGSFAKSLAPGYRIGWVAAGRYAQKIERLKLMTSLCASMPAQAAIADYLQHGGYDRHLRKLRYALEEQQSAMLAAIARYFPAQTRVSQPAGGYFLWLELPPQMDSLKLFQMALAQGISIAPGPIFSPTQRFRNCIRLNYGSPWTEDSEKAMETLGRIVRSF from the coding sequence CAACGGGTGCCATCGGTGCGCTACGCCAGCCAGACTTACGGGGTCAGCCCGTCCACGGTGTTCCAGGCCTATTACCTGCTGGAACGTCGCGGTCTGATCCGCGCGCGGCCACGCTCCGGCTACTTCGTCAACACCCACGCACCGAGCCCGTTTTCCGAACCGGTGATCAGCAGCCACGTCAACGACTCCACCGAAGTCGACGTCAGCGAACTGGTGTTCTCGGTCCTCGAATCGATCAAAGATCCGAGCACCGTGCCCTTCGGCTCGGCGTTCCCCAGCCCCACCCTGTTCCCGTTGCAGCGCCTGTCGCGCTCGCTGGCCAGTGCCGCGCGCGAGATGGACCCGCGCATGGTGGTCACCGACATGTCGCCGGGCAACCCGCAACTGCGTCGGCAGATTGCCCTGCGCTACATGGTCGGCGGGCTGATGCTGCCCATGGAAGAACTGCTGATCACCAACGGCGCCCTCGAAGCGCTGAACCTGTGCCTGCAAGCCGTGACCGAACCGGGCGATCTGGTGGCCATCGAAGCCCCGGCGTTCTATGCCAGCCTGCAAGTACTGGAGCGCTTGAAACTCAAAGCCGTGGAAATCCCCGTGCACCCGCGCGACGGCATTGACCTCGGCGTGCTCGCGCAGACTCTCGAACGGCATCCGATCAAGGCCTGCTGGTGCATGACCAGTTTCCAAAACCCGATGGGCGCGACCATGCCTGAGGCAAAGAAACAGGAATTGGTGGCGTTGTTGCGCCAGCATCAGGTGCCGCTGATCGAGGACGATGTCTACGCCGAGCTCTATTACGGCCAGCAAGCACCAAAACCGGCCAAGGCGTTCGACACCGAAGGGCTGGTGATGCACTGCGGTTCATTCGCCAAGAGCCTAGCCCCCGGCTACCGCATCGGCTGGGTCGCCGCCGGGCGCTACGCACAGAAAATCGAACGGCTGAAACTGATGACCTCGCTCTGTGCCTCGATGCCGGCGCAGGCGGCCATCGCCGACTACCTGCAACACGGCGGCTACGACCGCCACCTACGCAAACTGCGCTACGCCCTGGAAGAACAGCAAAGCGCGATGCTCGCGGCGATTGCCCGCTACTTCCCGGCGCAGACCCGCGTCAGCCAACCGGCCGGCGGCTATTTCCTGTGGCTGGAACTGCCACCGCAGATGGACTCATTGAAGTTGTTTCAGATGGCGTTGGCGCAAGGCATCAGCATCGCGCCGGGGCCGATCTTCTCGCCGACCCAGCGTTTTCGGAACTGTATCCGGTTGAATTACGGCAGCCCGTGGACCGAGGACTCGGAGAAAGCGATGGAGACGTTGGGGCGGATTGTGCGGTCGTTCTGA
- a CDS encoding EAL domain-containing protein, which translates to MLIGNYSFTLVFISLCVAILASYTALDLTGRIANARGRAVHLWTAGGALAMGVGVWSMHFIGMLAFKLPIDLGYDMAITALSLLIAVLSCGFALWLVSQPKLPVLQLAFGALVMGAGISAMHYTGMAALRMTPGIDYDPTLFGASLLIAVGASAAALWIAFRLRQQSPYVRLIRGGAAVIMGIAIVGMHYTGMAAAQFPAGSFCGATLDGLKGNGLDNLVLITTLAVLSIALLTSILDARLEARTADLAHSLTLANRELTQLALHDTLTGLPNRMLLDDRINQAMKKVEEQGGCFALMFIDLDGFKPVNDAFGHHMGDQLLREVGVRLREDLRSQDTLARIGGDEFVLLVRLSEPDDALGLAARQVGLIAQAFRVAEHDLQISASVGIALYPGNGQSAQELLMNADAAMYHAKGGGKNGYSFFDASMNNNARKQLQLLQDLRAALEHGQFSLYFQPKFDAASGRPVGAEALLRWQHPTQGMLLPDKFIDLAEKTGLIIAIGEWVLNEACRQMREWYVLGYTDWRIAVNLSALQFCHAGLVQSVAKALATHRLPANSLTLEITETTAMSDADASMTVLQELSDMGVDLSIDDFGTGYSSLMYLKRLPANELKIDRGFVRDLEHDSDDAAIVSAIVALGQALGLRIVAEGVETGMQQDFLTQLGCDSLQGYLLGHPMPADVFLQNIARGEAVAAV; encoded by the coding sequence ATGCTCATCGGTAATTATTCCTTCACTCTGGTTTTCATTTCGTTGTGTGTGGCGATTCTCGCGTCCTACACCGCGCTCGACCTGACCGGGCGCATCGCCAACGCCCGTGGGCGCGCAGTGCATCTCTGGACGGCGGGCGGTGCACTGGCGATGGGGGTTGGCGTGTGGTCGATGCATTTCATCGGCATGCTGGCTTTCAAGCTGCCGATCGATCTGGGCTACGACATGGCGATTACCGCGCTATCGCTATTGATCGCGGTACTGTCCTGCGGGTTTGCCCTGTGGCTGGTCAGTCAGCCGAAACTGCCTGTGTTGCAACTGGCCTTTGGCGCCTTGGTCATGGGCGCCGGCATCAGTGCGATGCATTACACCGGCATGGCCGCGCTGCGCATGACCCCAGGAATCGATTACGACCCGACGCTGTTCGGCGCGTCATTGCTGATCGCGGTGGGTGCTTCGGCAGCGGCGTTGTGGATCGCCTTCCGCTTGCGCCAGCAATCGCCGTATGTGCGCCTGATCCGCGGCGGCGCGGCGGTGATCATGGGCATTGCCATTGTCGGCATGCACTACACCGGGATGGCCGCCGCGCAGTTTCCCGCTGGCAGTTTCTGCGGTGCGACGCTTGACGGACTCAAGGGCAATGGCCTCGACAATCTGGTGCTGATCACCACCCTGGCGGTGCTGTCGATCGCCTTGCTCACTTCGATTCTCGATGCTCGCCTCGAAGCGCGCACCGCCGATCTGGCGCATTCGCTGACCCTGGCCAACCGTGAACTGACGCAACTGGCGTTGCATGACACCCTGACCGGCCTGCCGAACCGCATGTTGCTGGACGACCGGATCAATCAGGCGATGAAAAAGGTTGAGGAACAGGGCGGCTGTTTTGCGCTGATGTTCATCGATCTGGACGGTTTCAAACCGGTCAACGATGCCTTTGGCCACCACATGGGTGACCAGTTGCTGCGCGAAGTCGGGGTGCGCCTGCGTGAAGACTTGCGCAGCCAGGACACGCTGGCGCGGATCGGCGGCGACGAATTCGTGCTGCTGGTGCGCCTGAGTGAACCCGACGATGCCTTAGGCCTTGCCGCGCGCCAGGTCGGGTTGATCGCCCAGGCCTTCCGCGTGGCCGAGCACGACTTGCAGATATCCGCCAGCGTCGGCATCGCCTTGTACCCGGGCAATGGCCAGAGCGCTCAGGAACTGTTGATGAACGCCGACGCGGCGATGTATCACGCCAAGGGCGGCGGCAAAAACGGCTACAGCTTCTTTGATGCCTCGATGAATAACAACGCGCGCAAGCAACTGCAACTGTTGCAGGATCTGCGTGCAGCGCTGGAGCACGGTCAGTTCAGCCTGTATTTCCAACCCAAATTCGACGCCGCCAGCGGTCGTCCGGTCGGCGCCGAAGCGCTGCTGCGCTGGCAACATCCGACCCAGGGCATGTTGCTGCCGGACAAGTTCATCGATCTGGCGGAGAAAACCGGTCTGATCATCGCCATTGGAGAATGGGTGCTCAACGAAGCTTGCCGGCAGATGCGCGAATGGTACGTGCTCGGTTACACCGACTGGCGAATCGCGGTGAACCTCTCGGCGTTGCAGTTCTGCCACGCGGGGCTGGTGCAGAGCGTGGCCAAGGCGCTGGCGACGCACCGTCTGCCGGCCAACAGCCTGACCCTGGAAATCACCGAAACCACAGCCATGAGCGACGCGGACGCGAGCATGACCGTGTTGCAGGAGTTGTCGGACATGGGCGTCGACTTGTCGATCGACGATTTCGGCACCGGCTACTCGAGCCTGATGTACCTCAAGCGTTTGCCGGCCAATGAGCTGAAGATCGACCGCGGATTTGTCCGTGATCTGGAACACGACAGCGACGACGCGGCCATCGTCTCGGCCATCGTGGCGTTGGGGCAGGCATTGGGTCTGCGGATCGTCGCCGAGGGGGTGGAGACCGGAATGCAGCAGGACTTCCTCACGCAGTTGGGGTGTGATTCGTTGCAGGGCTATCTGTTGGGGCATCCGATGCCGGCGGATGTGTTCCTGCAGAACATTGCCCGTGGAGAGGCTGTGGCGGCTGTCTGA
- a CDS encoding SDR family oxidoreductase yields the protein MDKVIVITGGGRGIGAATALLAAEQGYRICINYQSDEQAAQSVLEQVRALGAQAIAVRADVSIEDEVMALFQRVDTELGRVTALVNNAGTVGHKSRVDEMSEFRILKIMKTNVLAPILCAKHAILRMSPKHGGQGGSIVNVSSVAARLGSPNEYVDYAASKGALDTFTIGLSKEVAGEGIRVNAVRPGYIYTDFHALSGDPDRVSKLESAIPMARGGRPDEVAEAIVWLLSDKASYATGTFVDLGGGR from the coding sequence ATGGATAAAGTCATTGTGATCACCGGTGGCGGGCGCGGAATTGGTGCCGCTACGGCGTTGTTGGCTGCCGAGCAGGGCTATCGGATCTGCATCAACTATCAGTCGGATGAGCAGGCCGCGCAAAGCGTGCTGGAGCAAGTGCGGGCGCTGGGGGCCCAAGCCATTGCGGTGCGCGCCGATGTCAGTATCGAAGACGAAGTGATGGCGCTGTTTCAGCGGGTCGACACCGAGCTGGGTCGGGTCACCGCGCTGGTGAACAACGCCGGCACCGTCGGGCACAAATCGCGGGTCGATGAAATGTCCGAGTTCCGCATCCTCAAAATCATGAAAACGAATGTGCTGGCACCGATCCTCTGCGCCAAACACGCGATCCTGCGCATGTCGCCCAAACACGGCGGGCAGGGCGGCAGCATCGTCAACGTCTCCTCGGTCGCGGCACGCCTGGGTTCGCCCAACGAGTACGTCGACTACGCCGCGTCCAAAGGTGCGCTCGACACCTTCACCATCGGCCTGTCCAAGGAAGTGGCGGGCGAGGGGATTCGCGTCAACGCGGTGCGTCCGGGTTATATCTATACCGATTTCCACGCGTTGAGCGGTGATCCGGACCGGGTCAGCAAGCTTGAGTCGGCGATCCCGATGGCCCGGGGCGGGCGGCCGGATGAAGTGGCGGAGGCGATAGTCTGGTTGCTTTCGGACAAGGCTTCTTATGCGACCGGGACGTTTGTTGATCTGGGTGGTGGGCGTTGA